The region GCTGGTACAATGACTTCATCACCTTTTTTTAATTTAGGGTTTTTAGTATAAAACAATGCAGCTACAGCTAGTAAATTAGCTGAAGACCCAGAATTAACCATCACACAGTATTTGGAATCTATAAATGATGCAAATTCGGTTTCAAATTTAGCAACATGTTTACCCATAGTGTACATATCACTATCGATAACCGTTTTAATAGCTTCAATTTCTTTATCATCCCAAGTGGATGTTGCTAATGGATATTTAGTCATGTTTTACTTCTGTTTTATAGTAACTATAGGTTAATTGCAATCCTTGTTCTAAATCTGTTTTTGCAGTCCAACCAAAAGCTTTAAGTTTTGTATCATCAATCAATTTTTGATACATACCAACTGGTTTTGATAAATCATGTTCAAACTGTCCCTCAAAACCAATAACTTTAGCTATGGTTTTATAATAGTGATTAATAGTAAAATCATACCCTAATCCTACATTAATATTTTGTGGCATAGCAGTAAAATTTGATACTGCATAAAATATAAAATCTGCTAAATCTTTAGCGTACATAAACTCTCTTCTAGCTTCTCCATTTCCCCAAATTGTAATTGTTGAGTTTCCATTTAGTTTGGCTTCATCTATTTTTTTAATCACTGCAGGAACCATATGAGAGTGTTCTGGAGAAAACTTATCATACTTCCCATATAAATTACATGGAATTACCGTTTTGTATTGAAAATAATCATCCTCTTTATTGATGTACTCACAAAGTCTTGTCGTTACTATTTTAGCCAATGCATAGCCTTCATTTGTGGGTTCCAATTCGCCTTTTAAAATTAAGTCTTCTTGTAAAGGATTTTTGGCCTCTCTTGGATACATACAAGAGCTAGACAGATTTATAAAGTTTTTAACTCGGTTAGATTTAGCAGCCATAATCAAGTTACGACCAATATCAAGGTTTTTTATTAAAAAATCTACTGGTCGTGCTATATTGTCTTGAATACCACCTACCAATCCTGCTGCGTGAATAATAAAGTCTGGTTTTTGTTGCTTTATATAATTAAATACCGCATTATAATCTTCAAGATTTATTTCTTTTCTATTTGGTGCTAGAATAGTAATGTTAGGGTTTGTATTATATTCTAGAATATTCTTACCAACCATTCCATTGCCTCCTGTTAAAAAAATCTTGATTTGTTGAGGCATGTTATTTGTTTTTAATCAGTTTTAAATCATGTTGGGTCATAATTTTTACTAACTCTTTAAAAGAGGTTTTATTAGGATTCCAGCCCAAATTAGCTTTGGCTTTGGCTGGATTACCTAATAAGGTTTCTACTTCGGCTAGGCGGTAATAATTTGGATCAATTTCTATTAAAACACGTCCTGATTCTGCACAGACTCCTTTTTCGTTCTCGTCTTTACCTTCCCAATTAATTGTAATATCAGCTTCTTTAAACGCCAGCTCACAAAATTCTCTAACGGTATGCTGTTCTCCTGTTCCAATAACATAATCTTCAGGAACCTCTTGCTGTAACATGAGCCACATACATTCTACATAATCTTTAGCATAACCCCAATCACGTTTGGCGTCTAAGTTTCCTAAATATAGCTTATCCTGAATACCATGTGCAATTCTTGCTGCTGCTAATGTAATTTTTCTAGTGACAAACGTTTCACCACGACGCTCAGACTCATGATTAAATAAAATTCCGTTAACCGCATACATATTGTACGATTCGCGGTAGTTTTTAGTAATCCAAAAGGCATATAGCTTAGCAACTCCATAAGGCGATCTTGGATAAAACGGAGTTGTTTCTGTTTGTGGCGTCTCTTGTACCTTACCATATAGTTCTGAGGTAGATGCTTGATAGATTCTAGTTTTATTGGTCAGTCCACAAATGCGAATTGCTTCTAATAATTTTAAGGTACCTATACCATCTGTTTCTGCGGTATATTCTGGTAAATCAAAAGAGACTTTTACATGGGACTGTGCTGCGAGATTATAAATCTCGTCTGGTTGGATTTCTTGAACTAAACGAATCAAATTAGAACCATCTGTCATATCTCCATAATGCAATTTTATATTTTGCTGTTTATGAATATCTTTAAGTATGGTGTCAATATATAAATGCTCTATACGTTCTGTATTAAATGTTGAACTACGTCTAATTATACCATGTACCATATAGCCTTTATCAAGTAAAAGCTCTGCAAGGTAAGATCCATCTTGTCCGTTTATTCCTGTAATTAATGCAACTTTCATTGGTTGTTTATTGAGTTGATAAAGGTACTAATTTCTGAAGTGAATATTTGTGCTCCGTTTTTAAAAAGGTGCGAATAGTCGTTATAATATTCTTTTTCTCTGTAAATTGGATTTAAGGTATCATAAATAAATAATCTCTCCTTTGGATTCATTAATGATTTAAAACGTGATACAAATGTTGAATTGAAAGTTTTAAAATTTGGTGGCAAGGCAAAAATTAATTCAATATTATTCATTTTACACATATATTGAATATTTGTAAACGAGGTTAGCTTATTTGTAAGTTCTTCTTTTGCATTATATGAAATCACATTATTTGAAAAATCTAATTTTTTCTTGTTATTTCTTACAATATACGGTCTAGATCCTGAACTATCTATTGGATTAAAATGAAACGGTTTTCTTTTATGAAATTCAAGATTAGAACGATTAATTCTTGATAACATAAAAAACCACGAAAGAAAATTTTTCTCTTTCTGTTTAATTAATTCAGAATTGATATAATTGTATTTAGATAGTGGTATTAATCGATCTATCCTAAATTTAAGAGACGCTTCTTCAATAAACTCATAAGGAGTATCTATGACTAAAACAACAATTTTAGGTACACTATTGTATTTTAAAAGAGTTTTTAAAACAAACTCATGAAATATGACATTTGAACCTTCATAGGATAAATTATAAGATGTAAACCCTGTCTCATTCTCTAGTTGTCCTGCTAATACATCTGAGGCTCCTTTAGAAGAACCTAGTACTATTAACTCTTTATTCATTTTACCTTCTAAAACAGTTTCTAGTCTTTTATCATACTCACGTTTTGGTGCTTCTAGCAAAAAAATATAGGTGATTTTTTCTACAATAAAAAAGAGTAGCACAAATAAAACGATATGTTTTAAAAAACGTTTCATCTTAAAACTGGAAATAAATAAATTCTTGTTGTTTTTCGTTACTAAATACAAATACTAATGCTATAATAACCATATAAAAAGCCCATCGTAACACTCTGGATTGTTTTAATAACATGACCTCAATTGCATATTGTTGTCGTCTTCCAATCCACTCAACTACTATAAATATAAATATCAATATGATTATATTAGTTGGCCTTATCGTTGGTAAAGACAATAAGCTTTTACTAAAAATACTTTTTAGGTAAGAAATTGCATGCGTAATGGTCTCTGCCCTAAAAAAGACCCAAGCTAAAACAGTAATCCCAAAAGTAATAAGCATTTGTACACTTTCTTTTAAATTAGGAAAACGTCTATCTTGAGCTATAACATTTAGATTATTACGGTTACGTTTTGCTAGTAATAAAGGTAAAAAATAAAGTGCATTTAAAAATCCCCAAACCAAAAACGTCCAATTAGCACCATGCCAAAAACCGCTAACTAAAAAAATAATAAATGTATTGCGGACTTTCATCCACGTGCCACCTCTACTTCCTCCTAACGGAATGTATAAATAGTCTCTAAACCAAGTAGATAAAGAAATATGCCAACGTCTCCAAAATTCAGCAATATCACGCGAAAAATAAGGGAATGCAAAATTTTGTTTTAAGTTAAATCCAAACAATCTAGACGTCCCAATTGCAATGTCTGAATACCCTGAAAAATCACCATAAATCTGAAAGGTAAAAAACAAAGCACCCATCAATAAAGTACTTCCTGAATGTTCTGCAGAATTATTAAATATTTGATTGGCATATTCTGCACAATTGTCTGCAATCACAACTTTTTTGAAAAATCCCCAAAGGATCTGTCGGCATCCATCAACCGCTTGACTGTAATGGAAATGACGTTTTTTATAAAATTGAGGTAATAAATTAGTAGCACGCTCTATAGGTCCTGCAACTAATTGTGGAAAAAAGCTGACAAACGCTAAAAAAGACACAATATCTTGAGTGGGATCTAATTTTCTTTTATAGACATCAATAGTATAACTTAAGGTTTGGAAGGTGTAAAAACTTATTCCGACTGGAAGAATAATATCCAAAGTATTAGGTTGAATTTTAGTCCCGAAAAACGAAAACGCTTCCACAAAATTATCAACAAAAAAATTATAATATTTAAAAAAGCCTAAAAACCCTAAATTAACAAGAATACTAGTCCATAGCAGTAATTTTCTTTTGCTGGGTAAATCTTCTTTTTTTAATTGTAAACCTATAGTATAATCTACTAAAGAACTGAAGATAATTAAAGACAAAAAACGCCAATCCCACCAACCATAGAACACGTAACTGGCTAATACTAGTAATGCATTTTGCAGTTTCAGGTTTTTATCTGTTATAAACCAATACAGTATAAATACTATAGGTAAAAAAACAGCAAAATCTAGTGAGTTAAATAGCATTTACGCAGAATAATTTAGCGGTTTTAAACTTAATTTTCTAATAATAGTGTCTTGTTGTACAGGTTGTCTGTATTTTAATATACTTGGTAGTTTAATTAGCGTAGTAAAACATACAAAAACAAACGACTTAAAATAGTTCCAATCTTTTAAAGCATACTTATTAAAGTTATGCCATAATGTTTTAAATACCTTTTTAATTGGTTTAGGGTAATAGACCAAATAATAACGTAATGTGTTTTTTAATTGTCGTTCAAATCTAAAATAGTTGCGACCTTGTAATTGTCTTTTTTTGACATCAATACGATGGTTGACTTTAATATTTGGTTGATAAATAATATCAAATCCTAAATCCAAAACTTCTAATGCTACTGCTGGTTCTTCACCATAAATATCTATCCAAACTGGAAAACCGTTTGTAGCTTGATACACTTCGTTTTTAATCGCAAAACCACAACCTACAAAGTCATTGGTCAAATGTGACTCTAAATCTTTAGAATGCTGTAAAGCGTCTTCATCGGTTTTAAACATCCCTCTAACTTCCTGAAATGCAATAATGCCCAAATGTGTATTGTGTTGAAATTCGGCTTCAATTGCTTCAATAAAATGAGGACTTATCGGATGTGCATCATCATCTAGTCCTATAAAAATTCTTCCTTTTGCTTTTTTATATAATATATTTCTTGCAGGAGACGCACTAACACTTTGCTTTGAAACTGTCCAATGTACCCAATAAAAATCTGCAATAATACTTTCGGTATTAGAACAACCATCAATAAATACCAACACTTCATGAATAGATAAATCTATTATAGTCTTCAACTTATTTAAAGTTAAAGCCAAATCTTCTGGTCTATTTTTAGTGACTATTAAAAATGAAAGTTGCATTTATGAATGTTCCGACAAAACGGTTTGATATAGGGTTTGTATTTTGGGTTGCAATGTAGCACGATTATACTGTTTTTGTATAAGATTAGTATTAAAAACTTGAGATTGCTCTCTTAAATTTTGATTTTGAAGTGATTTGTTAATGTGATTAGCAATTTCTTTTTCATCAAACGGATTAGCAATTAGTAATCCATTTTTACCATGTATAATGACTTCTTCAGTGACTTGACCTGGATTTGATTGAATTGGGAATGCTCCCATTGACATCGCTTCCAATAAGGCGTTAGGCATTCCATCTGAAATACTATTGGCTATATGAAGACAGCTTCTACCCATTAACTCTAACAAGTGTTGATTTTGAATGAAGGCATATCTAGAGTGAATGGTTATAGCTAAAGTTGGCAATATCTTAGATTGATTTATTTGTTTTTGGATACTATCATCTGCACTATAAATAACAATTTGCTTATCTTCTAAAAGTTCTACTGTAACTAACTCCAAAGCGTTTAATACTATTGAAGCTTTACCCACACCATCGTCGTAACCTTTAATTAAAATAACTGGTCGTTCTGAAACAGATTTAATTTTAGAATTATCGATAGTTAGTCCTCCATTTCCAGGGAAAACGCCTAAAAACTGATTGTTAAATCCATTTTTAACTGCTAAATGATAATCCCGTTTGCAATCTGTTATCAGATAATTGGCACGCTTATAAAAGCGTTGCAATTCGTTTTTTGAAACGCCTAATTGTTCAAAATAAAACACATCGCTTCCCCAAGACGAATAGATTAATGGAATAGTATTCTGTTCCATAATAGGAAGAATAGGCAGTCCTGCTAATTGCATTTCAAAACAATGGATAATATCTGGTTCTATGGATTCTACAGCTTTTTGAAAAGCACTTGACACACTATTTTCATTAATCTTCTTTATACTTTTATATATTTTTGGGAACCTTTTTTTAATTGCACTTCTAAACGGAAAATTCAATTTTAATTTCCATCCTTTTATTTGAGTCACCCATTCTATTTTTGGCGATTGTGGTCCACCATCTGTTATGTCAAACCAATAGACATCATACCCAGAATCTTTCAATTGGTTGACCCATTGAAAGAAATGATGGTTTGGTATGGCGACCATTAAAATCTTCATAATTACAACTTAAATAAAGGTTTAAATTTTGTATCTCCTTTTTTGATGACTTTAAAAATACCATAGAAAAAACGAATTCGAGATAGTTTTGATTTTAAATCATCGTTATAAGCTAATTGTTCTTGTTTTATAAAATTTAAACAGCTCTTAGCTGCTTTAAAATTTCGTTCTGCCAAAGCTTGCCTGAAAAATCCTAAAGTCATTTTTAAGATGGCTAGCTTAATATTTTTGGAATCTGACGACCTCAATACGGTTCTTTTAGCTTCAAAATAAGAGGCTAAACCATAATCGACATTAGTATAAAAACTATGGGTTGAAGAGTTTAATCCAACACGATAAAAAATCAATGGTTTGTTTATTATCGCATAAGTTTTATTCTCAAAAAGCGCACGTGCATACAGCTCGTGATCTTCCAAAATATGTAAATCCTCTCTAATGGGCAAATATGGTAACAAACTTGAGGCTTTCCAAAGTGGAGCTACCATCATCATAGGGAAAGTACCTGTAGCAAAATCTTCAAACAAGTTTTTACTTTCTTGTATTTGAGGTTGAGATTTTGCATATAAATTCTCATTAAAATCTCCTGTAAATTCCTGTAATTGGCAAACTACAAAATCATTATCTTGAATCGCTTCTATCTTCAACTTAAGATGTTCTGGATGCATAATATCATCACTATCAAAAAACTGAATGTAATGGCCTTTAATCTTAGTAATTGCATAATTCCTGCAACTGCTAGGTCCTTTTTTTAAATTAGATGGACGCTCAAACAGTTGAAAACGCTTATCTGCTTCAATTATTTTTTTAGTAATGTTAACAGTCGTGTCTGTACTACCATCATCTACAATTATACACTCCCAACTGGTATAGGATTGTGCTTTAATAGAAGCTATAGTTTCTTCTATTAAATGTTCACGATTGTATATGGGAATGATGATAGAAATCATTATCTAAAAGCTATAATTTTTAAAATATAAAACTGAGATTTAATGCTATCTAATGGCGACATCTGAGGACTTGAATACACGTATTGAAGTCTTCTGTAATACTTTATAAAATCTTTTAATCTTTGTTTTAAATTGGTCTCAAAACGCAAACCTGCATAAAAAGCCCACAATGTTTTTTTGGCTATTATTTTATTAAAATTAGCATCTACACTAATGCTATTATCCTTAGCCAATTTTAAACATTGGTAACGGTAATAAAACACGTCATATAATTTTTGCTTAGTGATGTTTGCTTTTGCGCTGATTTGACTATCATGTCCATCACCACTTCTAATGGTTGCTAATACTTTATCAAGAATTACTAGTTTAGGTTGTTGGGCAATCATCCGTATATGAAACTCGTTATCTTGATAGCGCATAATGGCTTCATCAAATAAGGGTTTTCCTTCAAGAAAAGTCTTTTTCCACATAAAACCACAGGTTTGTATTTCTATAGTTTCCATTGCGTAATTATAGAATAGAGACTTTCCGTTTTGATATTCAAATTTACTGTCTCTAAATACTGTTAATTGATAATTTGCGTAATTGTTTCTGTGGATAACAGCATCGGTATTAGTTGTAAAGGCATTTACTTTGTCTTCTAAAAATGTAGACTTCATGACATCGTCACTATCAAACCAATTAATATATATTCCTTTTGCTAAAGTAAAACCATAATTACGACAACTATTGGCACCTTTTACTAAGTGATTTGGTCGTATTTTATACTGTATTCTATTGTCTTTATTACTATACTCTGCAATGGTTTGTTCTGTATGATCACTACTACCATCATCAATAACTAAACACTCCCAATTATTATAAGTTTGTGCTTGTATAGAATCTAGTGTCATTTTTATAATAGACTCACGATTAAAGACTGGAATTATAATAGAAACTAATGGTAAATTCACTTTAAAAAGAAGTTACATACTTATACTTTTTTGTAGCTATTACAAAAACACTCTTATTACCAACATATTCCTTAGTAAAAACTTCAATATTTATGAGCTTTAAAAGATCCAAAATAGATTGTGTTGTTTCTTTCTCTCCAATTCGTTCATAATCATCTATAATAACCATAAATTCATCTCCTTTAGATTTAAGCTTTAAAAGAGCAACAATATCATGACGCGAAAAATGAGGCGATCCAAAAGGACCATCAACAATGTATAAATCAAAAGCTTCTGTTATTTTGCTCTCGATATCTTTGTAACCATTACTGTTATGACCATTAATTTGTTTTTTTGTTAATTCAAAAATTTCGATTTTAGAGTTAGTTGATGCTTTAAAATTATTTAAAAATAATGTTTTCCAATTGTCATCATGTTCTATAGTTAGTAATTGAGAGTTTGATAGATAATGATCTAAAAATGTAGAAATAAACTTAGTAGACTCACCAAGTCCAAACTCTATAATTTTTTCAGGTTTATACTCAGATAAAATCCTATTCAACAAATAAAAGAACGTATAGTTTCCAGCCCATCTACCAACATTTATTGGTAAATTTTCAATCTCTTTCTTCCCTCTAATACTGTCATGATAAATTTGAGCCCATTCCAACTCTTTGGATTGTAAATACATCAAACGTTGTAACTTTATTTGCTCTCTAAGTATTCTTTTAATTTTACTTATCATTTTTAAAAAATATTAAAGACTTTATATATAATTTTACTTTGTCTAAAAAACTAAAATTTGTCGCTGTTAATCTTGAAATTTCTTTCAACTGATTAATCATTTTTGGACTGTATTTTTTATTTGCTTTAAAATACTGATTTATAGCTTCTGTTTGAAAAGTTTGCAGAATAGTTTTTAAATTTTCTTGATTAAAAAACCCTTTAGCATTTGCTTTAAAGGCTTTATTGTTCAATTTAATCAAAGCAACTAACTCTTCAAAATTAAGTCTTTCAGTATAAGAAAACTGTTTGATATAAGCTTGTTTTTCTAACTCTGTATAATCTAAATTTAATTGATTTAACATATTAAATCTTGATAAACTAGCACTTTTACGCTGTATTTCTTTTTTAGTTATTGACACTTGATTGTCGTGCACGCGATACAAAAACAAGACGTCTTGGATGTTGTATAATTGACCTACTTGAGACAGTCTTACCCATAAATCATAATCTTCTGCAGGTTCATAAGCAGTATTATAATTAATGTTATGTGTGTTTAACACTGATGTTCTAATCATAGCAGTTGGATGACCAATACAAGACTCTTTTAGTAAACCTAGCTTTATAGCATCATGATGCTCTGGAGCTTCTATGATAGTTTCTGTATCTATTAGTTTAAAAATAGAACCACAGACAACAATATCGTCATTTTGTTCAAAAATAGCGACTTGTTTTTCAAATCGATTTGGTAGACTAATATCGTCGCCATCCATTCTAGCAATATACTTTCCTTTTGCAATGGTCAATCCATAATTTAAGCTATTGGTATAGCCAGAATTTTTTGGTTTAACAATTAGGTTGATGCGTGGATCGTCAAATGTTTTTATAATATCTACTGTACCATCTGTACTACAATCATCAATTATAATACACTCAAAATTAGTATAGGTTTGGTTTAAAATACTTTGTACTGCATCGTGTACATATTGTTCACAATTATAAGTTGGTATTAAAACGGTTATAAGTGGTTGTTGAATCATAACTATAGCTTTATCCAACTTTTAGGAACAACATCAGTGTAGTCATATTGGTCTCCATTAAACCATTGTTTTGGTGCAATAACTATTTTATTTGGATTGGTATTTAACCAAGCAGACCACCAACTAAAACTGCTATTTGCTATAATATTATGTTTACAATTAGACATGAGTTTAATGTCTTCAAAAGCTGTTGCAGCATCATTACAATCGACATAAACTGCTTTATGATTAGTTTTAAAGTTCGCTTTTACCCATTCCATATCATCCGAAAATAAATAATAGGTTGGTTGTTCTATTTTACTTTCAATAACTGCCATAGCGTCTTTATAGTATTGCGCTTTAGAAGTATTGTGCACCTCATGTTTTAAAAAATCCCCTCGTCTAATATGAATGGATACTGCATTGGTCTTAGCCATTTCTGCTAATAAATATTGAGTTTGTTGTTTTAATGGTGAAACAATTTTAAAGTTGTTTAAAATATCGTTTCGATAATTTATAAAATAGTCTTCTGACTGAAAGTAACCGTTTAACTGAATGTTTTTAGTATTAATATTGAATACTTCTGGGTTAAATCTAAAAGATTGCTCATTATAGTAAGTGGTTAAATTTAGCTTGTGTTCTAGCTTTCTAATCCACTTGCTTTTTTGATTAAAGAGTTTAGCATTAATATTAAAATGATGCAACCCATAATCATGTAAATTATAATCGTCAAAACCTGATGTGTCTAATTTTAATTCTTGTTTAGTATGTAGTGCTACTGCTTTTGCAGCAGCATACTGAAACATTTGATTACCCAAACCACCTATTAACTTTATAACGATCACTTAGTATTGTTTTAATGTCCAATTTTCCCAAACAAACTCGTATTGATAGGTTAATTGGTGCGTTTTTGACAATTCGTTTTGAATGGCTTTCATTCTTTCAGCAGCATTTGGTATAATAAAATCATGAAACTGAATTTGTAAATCTGTAAATAAAGGAAGCATATTATGAGCTATTAACGCTTCTAACACGTCATATTCGCCACCTTCGATATTTATTTTTATTAAATCAATATGCTTTATGTTATTAGCTTTTATAAAATCTACAATGGATTTAAGCTGAATGGTTTCCGCATGTTTAGATTTAATATAGACTGAGGACGAATTGTCTGTTAAACTAATTTGCATGGTTTGATCTTGACCTGCTAAACCATACTGATACGCTTTAATTTTAGGGTTATCTGCAAACTTCTGCTTAATAATATTATAAAACGATTGAATAGGCTCAAAAACATAAATTGTGGATTCATATTTATTGTAAATATCTGATGCAAATTCACCTTTATAACCTCCTAAATCAAACACAACAGAATCCTTATTTAATGGATAATTTAAACGTAACGTTTCATCGCCTTTTACAGTAAACCAAGGTTTGCAACGCTCATATTGCAACTGATTTTGTTGATTTTGTTGGTCTATTTGCTTTTTAAATAGAATGTATTTTAATTTTCTTTTAATTTTTTTAATCATTTTACTTCTATTTAGTCTTTATCACTCAAAAAGTCACGTTCTAAAAAGTTATAAATTTGCTCTTTAGTGAGTCCTTTTTGTTTATAAATCCATTGTTTAAAACCTTTATATTTAAATAATTTTTTGAATATTTTTTCTGAAATTATATATTTTAAAGGACTTGCTTTTAACGTACTAATAGCTTCAAAATCGTTATAATGTTTTTCTTCTGTTTTTAAATTTTCAAATTCCTTTTCTATCCATTCTTCAGAAGCATTACCCATATGATACGCATAATTATCATACGTTGCTAACTGGTAACCTCCCATTTTAAGGATGGGTAAATCATTATACAAATACTCGCTTGTACCACCAAGTTTATAGTTGCTATTGGTATCTGGAATTTTATTAAATACTTCATTTTTATAGGTTCCAACAAAATGAGAGTTACCAACTACTGCTTTTGTATTGTTTTTACCTTCTAAAGTAGCTATGACGTCTTTTAAATGTGGTTCTAAATCTGGCCAACCTACACTTTTTGCAAATTTGGTTAAGCCTTCTGGGCTTTTAACTGGACTAAACTTTAGCTTGCTTGAAAATAAATAATCCATCCATATATTTCCTGTATGACGTAATTGGGTTCTATAAATTGGTACAGGACTTACCATTCCTGCTTTTGGAAAGGCTTCAAAAGTTGCTAAAACTGCTTTCTCCCAATCGTTTAAAAACAAAACGTCTGCATCTGTAATTGTGATTAAGCGTTCTTCTGCGGTCCGTAAAGCTTTTAGTATACTATTTATTTTACCTATGGTTTCAGTTTCTATAATAAGCTCGTCAATGTGATTATCTTCATATAATTTGAATAGTCTTTCATTGACTTTAGATGTACTTCCGTTTGAGACTACAGATATTTTTAAAGGTGATACAGCTGTTTTTTGCACTGACAATACACACATTTTAAAAATCTTAAAAGCATCTTTATAATAGCCTTCCTCATTTGGAATATATAAAGGAATAATTACACGATGCGAGCAAGGTTGTAACTCTAGTGTTTTATTACGTACTATGTTTTCCCCTTTTCTCATGAATGCGTTATGATAAATCTATTTAAATATCCTAAACCTAGTTTAGATACTGTATTAGCTAAAAATAATTTTATTTTTATGGTTTTTCTACTTCCCCATTTATCATGAAATAATATTAAACCTTCAATCATTTTTTTATTATTTAATACCCAAGTCCAGTTTTCTTTAATGATATAATTTGGTGTTTTTGCTGGTAACTCAAACGATTTATTTTTATTATCTCCAACACTACTTTGTCCATGTAAATGGTGTACTATTGCGTTAGTGACTAATGCGTGTTTAATATTATATTTTTGTAATTGCATAGCATAGTCATTATCTGCATAATAAAAACCGAAACGTTCATCTAATTTTTTTATAGCTTCAAACACCTTTTTATGTGCTACAATACACCAACCTGTAAGGTGTTTTTGTATTTGATAACCAACAATATAATTATTATTTTCTAATGCCTCTTTAGGTAAGCTATTAGCTTTAGGATCTAATGGCGAAACGGATAACAATTTGGGATTATGTTGCAAAACGTTATTAGTTTCGACTAACCAATTTATATCAAAAACGACATCGTTATTGCTTAAAATATAGTACTCTGCATTAGCATGACTTACTCCAATATTTAAAAACTTATGAAAACTAAACGCATCCTTGGGTGTAATAATTTTTAAATGC is a window of Olleya sp. YS DNA encoding:
- a CDS encoding GDP-L-fucose synthase — encoded protein: MPQQIKIFLTGGNGMVGKNILEYNTNPNITILAPNRKEINLEDYNAVFNYIKQQKPDFIIHAAGLVGGIQDNIARPVDFLIKNLDIGRNLIMAAKSNRVKNFINLSSSCMYPREAKNPLQEDLILKGELEPTNEGYALAKIVTTRLCEYINKEDDYFQYKTVIPCNLYGKYDKFSPEHSHMVPAVIKKIDEAKLNGNSTITIWGNGEARREFMYAKDLADFIFYAVSNFTAMPQNINVGLGYDFTINHYYKTIAKVIGFEGQFEHDLSKPVGMYQKLIDDTKLKAFGWTAKTDLEQGLQLTYSYYKTEVKHD
- the gmd gene encoding GDP-mannose 4,6-dehydratase; amino-acid sequence: MKVALITGINGQDGSYLAELLLDKGYMVHGIIRRSSTFNTERIEHLYIDTILKDIHKQQNIKLHYGDMTDGSNLIRLVQEIQPDEIYNLAAQSHVKVSFDLPEYTAETDGIGTLKLLEAIRICGLTNKTRIYQASTSELYGKVQETPQTETTPFYPRSPYGVAKLYAFWITKNYRESYNMYAVNGILFNHESERRGETFVTRKITLAAARIAHGIQDKLYLGNLDAKRDWGYAKDYVECMWLMLQQEVPEDYVIGTGEQHTVREFCELAFKEADITINWEGKDENEKGVCAESGRVLIEIDPNYYRLAEVETLLGNPAKAKANLGWNPNKTSFKELVKIMTQHDLKLIKNK
- a CDS encoding MBOAT family O-acyltransferase, with protein sequence MLFNSLDFAVFLPIVFILYWFITDKNLKLQNALLVLASYVFYGWWDWRFLSLIIFSSLVDYTIGLQLKKEDLPSKRKLLLWTSILVNLGFLGFFKYYNFFVDNFVEAFSFFGTKIQPNTLDIILPVGISFYTFQTLSYTIDVYKRKLDPTQDIVSFLAFVSFFPQLVAGPIERATNLLPQFYKKRHFHYSQAVDGCRQILWGFFKKVVIADNCAEYANQIFNNSAEHSGSTLLMGALFFTFQIYGDFSGYSDIAIGTSRLFGFNLKQNFAFPYFSRDIAEFWRRWHISLSTWFRDYLYIPLGGSRGGTWMKVRNTFIIFLVSGFWHGANWTFLVWGFLNALYFLPLLLAKRNRNNLNVIAQDRRFPNLKESVQMLITFGITVLAWVFFRAETITHAISYLKSIFSKSLLSLPTIRPTNIIILIFIFIVVEWIGRRQQYAIEVMLLKQSRVLRWAFYMVIIALVFVFSNEKQQEFIYFQF
- a CDS encoding glycosyltransferase, which translates into the protein MQLSFLIVTKNRPEDLALTLNKLKTIIDLSIHEVLVFIDGCSNTESIIADFYWVHWTVSKQSVSASPARNILYKKAKGRIFIGLDDDAHPISPHFIEAIEAEFQHNTHLGIIAFQEVRGMFKTDEDALQHSKDLESHLTNDFVGCGFAIKNEVYQATNGFPVWIDIYGEEPAVALEVLDLGFDIIYQPNIKVNHRIDVKKRQLQGRNYFRFERQLKNTLRYYLVYYPKPIKKVFKTLWHNFNKYALKDWNYFKSFVFVCFTTLIKLPSILKYRQPVQQDTIIRKLSLKPLNYSA
- a CDS encoding glycosyltransferase family 4 protein, whose product is MKILMVAIPNHHFFQWVNQLKDSGYDVYWFDITDGGPQSPKIEWVTQIKGWKLKLNFPFRSAIKKRFPKIYKSIKKINENSVSSAFQKAVESIEPDIIHCFEMQLAGLPILPIMEQNTIPLIYSSWGSDVFYFEQLGVSKNELQRFYKRANYLITDCKRDYHLAVKNGFNNQFLGVFPGNGGLTIDNSKIKSVSERPVILIKGYDDGVGKASIVLNALELVTVELLEDKQIVIYSADDSIQKQINQSKILPTLAITIHSRYAFIQNQHLLELMGRSCLHIANSISDGMPNALLEAMSMGAFPIQSNPGQVTEEVIIHGKNGLLIANPFDEKEIANHINKSLQNQNLREQSQVFNTNLIQKQYNRATLQPKIQTLYQTVLSEHS
- a CDS encoding glycosyltransferase family 2 protein, translating into MISIIIPIYNREHLIEETIASIKAQSYTSWECIIVDDGSTDTTVNITKKIIEADKRFQLFERPSNLKKGPSSCRNYAITKIKGHYIQFFDSDDIMHPEHLKLKIEAIQDNDFVVCQLQEFTGDFNENLYAKSQPQIQESKNLFEDFATGTFPMMMVAPLWKASSLLPYLPIREDLHILEDHELYARALFENKTYAIINKPLIFYRVGLNSSTHSFYTNVDYGLASYFEAKRTVLRSSDSKNIKLAILKMTLGFFRQALAERNFKAAKSCLNFIKQEQLAYNDDLKSKLSRIRFFYGIFKVIKKGDTKFKPLFKL